One genomic window of Methanosalsum zhilinae DSM 4017 includes the following:
- a CDS encoding COG1361 family protein yields the protein MIEKRTILLLVAMMAAVLLILPATAAADASADRSMPASVGPGEEFTVTITASNYGMFAQVTETLPAGFSYVSSSLNPAQVSVDGNDVTFTLIGGGSFTYTVAASGTAGDYPFSGTLQDMDLNVIAVTGDTSISVTDTPVDNGASAVRSMPASVGPGEEFTVTITASNYGMFAQVTETLPAGFSYVSSSLNPAQVSVNGNDVTFTLIGEGSFTYTVAASGTAGDYPFSGTLQDMELNVVAVTGDSEIKVADPCPFSATRTLPAEVQMGKEFNVSVTVEDDGQNVSVIETLPAGFSYVSSTLDDPYVIVNGNEITFNLAGVTSFEYTVKASHVEGEHTFSGVIESEDGEDQCPVNGDNTIYVVPIEGMDLKEGWNFFSVPHVLENSSVDYVLADIEYDALLYYNAGTDAWEIPDDLEPLKGYWIKSNEMQIVEEDLLEAGGAAVPPVMNVYTGWNAIGHTSMDQLPAEVALGSIDDSYTTIKGPWNPDTKSYEKTGLNGQFGVIGGNTVGTDIFEMSPFEGYWVYVTQDDVLVSL from the coding sequence ATGATTGAAAAAAGGACAATATTATTGCTGGTAGCAATGATGGCAGCAGTATTACTCATATTACCGGCTACAGCCGCGGCAGATGCTTCAGCGGATCGAAGCATGCCAGCTTCGGTTGGACCTGGTGAAGAGTTTACTGTAACCATCACTGCTTCCAATTATGGGATGTTTGCTCAGGTAACTGAGACTCTTCCAGCAGGCTTTAGCTATGTGAGTTCCAGTCTGAACCCTGCACAGGTATCTGTGGATGGAAATGATGTGACCTTCACACTTATCGGCGGGGGAAGCTTCACATACACTGTAGCAGCCTCCGGAACTGCAGGTGATTATCCGTTCAGTGGTACCCTTCAGGATATGGATCTGAATGTAATTGCAGTTACCGGTGATACATCTATCAGTGTAACTGATACTCCTGTTGACAATGGAGCATCTGCTGTTAGGAGCATGCCAGCTTCGGTTGGACCTGGTGAAGAGTTTACTGTAACCATCACTGCTTCCAACTATGGTATGTTTGCTCAGGTAACTGAGACTCTTCCAGCAGGCTTTAGCTATGTGAGTTCCAGTCTGAACCCTGCACAGGTATCTGTGAATGGAAATGACGTGACCTTCACACTTATCGGCGAGGGAAGCTTCACATACACTGTGGCAGCCTCCGGAACTGCAGGTGATTATCCGTTCAGTGGTACCCTTCAGGATATGGAACTGAATGTAGTTGCAGTAACTGGTGACAGTGAAATCAAGGTAGCAGATCCATGCCCATTCTCTGCAACCAGGACTCTCCCAGCTGAAGTTCAGATGGGTAAGGAGTTCAATGTTTCAGTGACTGTAGAGGATGACGGACAGAATGTAAGTGTAATCGAAACACTTCCTGCAGGTTTCTCATATGTCAGCTCCACTCTGGATGATCCATATGTGATAGTTAATGGAAATGAGATTACATTCAATCTGGCCGGTGTAACCAGCTTTGAGTACACTGTCAAGGCATCACATGTTGAAGGTGAACACACCTTTAGTGGTGTAATTGAGAGTGAAGATGGAGAGGATCAGTGTCCTGTCAACGGGGACAACACAATATATGTTGTACCAATTGAGGGAATGGATCTCAAGGAAGGATGGAATTTCTTCTCTGTACCACACGTACTTGAAAATTCCAGTGTTGACTATGTCCTTGCAGACATAGAATATGATGCACTGCTATACTACAATGCAGGTACAGATGCATGGGAGATCCCAGATGACCTTGAACCACTCAAAGGATACTGGATAAAGTCCAACGAGATGCAGATTGTGGAAGAGGATCTGCTTGAAGCCGGAGGAGCTGCAGTTCCACCAGTTATGAATGTATATACTGGATGGAATGCCATTGGGCATACTTCAATGGATCAGCTTCCTGCAGAAGTGGCACTAGGCTCAATCGATGACTCATATACAACTATAAAAGGTCCATGGAATCCGGATACCAAATCCTATGAGAAAACTGGACTTAATGGTCAGTTTGGAGTCATCGGCGGCAACACTGTTGGTACCGACATATTCGAAATGAGTCCATTTGAAGGATACTGGGTATATGTTACTCAGGATGATGTACTGGTCTCATTGTGA
- a CDS encoding winged helix-turn-helix domain-containing protein, which produces MAIKRRSRIDITAEILDTAMNGANKTQIVYNANLNFITANKYLDMLMKKNLIKKKGDLYFTTEKGKTFQELANVLKSEDNNRDIEGRSLKARKEGGNT; this is translated from the coding sequence GTGGCTATTAAACGAAGGAGCAGAATAGATATAACGGCAGAAATACTGGATACCGCAATGAATGGAGCAAATAAGACACAGATCGTGTATAATGCAAACCTGAACTTTATTACTGCCAATAAGTATCTTGATATGTTAATGAAAAAGAATCTGATAAAAAAGAAAGGTGATCTGTATTTCACAACTGAAAAAGGAAAAACATTCCAGGAACTTGCTAATGTATTAAAGTCTGAGGATAATAACAGGGATATTGAAGGCAGGAGCCTGAAGGCAAGAAAGGAGGGAGGAAATACATGA
- a CDS encoding DUF7507 domain-containing protein, with protein MKIWIVILTLMVALMTASSAAAITVDGYKSPGEWDDNWAFGQENATTYDPNGPFGDRMVIRQGGLDTAVTDNWFDVYPNDTAGPTFDQSMATQGDYSGSDIMKVYARYDPVNDVMYGMTEVYGMPGDLDGNEDVTGVAPADQAGDPGPAAGTPGHPYGLGPTEFWHINIQQGANWAFVSVVNNDWSVSSNVGMDYDDADARFTFDQYRLPGDETLPKSVYEVSMSNFSTFFDMSPGATFAAEIMAGSSADIVGEEIVSVFFEVPEPDIELIKYVSGDNVTWHDANTPAAGPLLDTGQDVYWKYVITNTGNEPLVNVMLTDDQLGNITCPQDTLAIGESMECFAQGTVPEVCQPPYYYKNVGTVDAIGMASGIPVTDNDPAHYRCKDIPHNGNDVPVMTPAGLVGLVAMLGIIGIVSMRRKD; from the coding sequence ATGAAAATATGGATAGTTATACTGACATTAATGGTAGCATTAATGACAGCTTCATCAGCTGCTGCTATTACAGTTGATGGATATAAATCACCGGGAGAATGGGATGATAACTGGGCTTTTGGTCAGGAAAATGCAACTACATATGATCCAAACGGTCCATTTGGTGATCGAATGGTAATACGTCAGGGTGGACTTGATACAGCAGTAACGGATAACTGGTTTGATGTATATCCCAATGACACAGCTGGACCAACCTTTGATCAGTCCATGGCCACACAGGGTGATTACAGTGGATCTGACATAATGAAAGTTTATGCCAGATATGATCCTGTAAATGATGTAATGTATGGTATGACCGAGGTTTATGGGATGCCTGGTGACTTGGATGGTAATGAAGATGTTACTGGAGTAGCTCCGGCTGACCAGGCTGGAGATCCCGGGCCAGCTGCTGGAACACCAGGACATCCATATGGGCTTGGTCCTACAGAGTTCTGGCATATAAATATACAACAGGGTGCAAACTGGGCTTTTGTTTCAGTAGTAAATAATGACTGGTCCGTTTCTTCAAACGTTGGAATGGATTATGATGATGCTGATGCAAGATTTACTTTTGATCAGTACCGTCTTCCCGGAGATGAAACGCTTCCAAAATCAGTTTATGAAGTAAGCATGAGTAATTTCAGCACGTTCTTTGATATGAGTCCAGGTGCGACATTTGCAGCTGAAATTATGGCAGGTTCATCTGCTGATATTGTAGGTGAGGAAATTGTATCGGTATTCTTTGAGGTCCCCGAACCAGACATTGAACTTATAAAATATGTAAGTGGGGATAATGTTACATGGCACGATGCAAATACACCTGCAGCAGGTCCTCTTCTGGATACAGGTCAGGATGTCTACTGGAAGTATGTAATCACCAACACAGGCAATGAACCACTGGTTAACGTTATGTTAACTGATGATCAGCTTGGCAACATAACATGTCCACAGGATACTCTTGCAATAGGTGAGAGCATGGAATGCTTTGCACAGGGAACAGTGCCTGAGGTGTGCCAGCCACCCTATTATTACAAGAATGTAGGAACGGTTGATGCTATAGGAATGGCATCCGGTATACCCGTAACAGACAATGATCCTGCACACTACAGATGTAAAGACATACCACACAATGGTAACGATGTGCCTGTTATGACTCCTGCAGGACTTGTTGGACTTGTGGCAATGCTTGGAATAATTGGAATTGTTTCCATGAGAAGGAAAGATTAA
- the artB gene encoding archaeosortase B, translating to MGKKRTKKQASKKNTELTLKDKLVNVFEDNKGIIRFAGLYLLYIAILTLVYITVKDDLQFMRDWTANGLAVILNLLGVENSHMGSYVYLENLSLRVIDECTGIYEILVYSSCVLAYSTTYAKKAIGIAFGIPAILGINMIRLVSLSLVGIWSPELFDYVHYYLWQITLLIIIAIVVIVWIEKVVKK from the coding sequence ATGGGGAAAAAACGTACAAAAAAACAAGCATCTAAAAAAAATACTGAACTAACTCTTAAAGACAAATTAGTGAATGTATTTGAGGATAATAAAGGTATAATTCGCTTTGCAGGATTGTATCTTCTGTATATTGCTATTTTAACTCTTGTTTATATCACAGTAAAAGACGATCTTCAGTTTATGAGGGACTGGACTGCAAATGGCCTTGCAGTTATTCTGAATCTGCTTGGAGTTGAGAACTCTCATATGGGCTCCTACGTGTATCTGGAGAACCTTTCTCTGAGAGTCATTGATGAATGCACGGGTATCTATGAGATCCTTGTATATTCAAGCTGTGTTCTTGCATATTCCACCACTTACGCCAAAAAAGCTATCGGTATTGCATTTGGAATACCTGCAATCCTTGGAATAAATATGATCCGGCTGGTTTCACTGTCATTAGTGGGGATCTGGAGTCCGGAATTGTTTGATTATGTTCATTACTATCTCTGGCAGATAACACTTCTGATTATCATTGCAATTGTAGTGATTGTATGGATTGAAAAGGTGGTTAAGAAATGA
- a CDS encoding DUF5658 family protein — MVKWRDVRTFLYDSRYVIIFFIVLDFLTTYVAISAGLGYEGNPVMAHLLESAGFISLLMVKLLFLILLYRVYIECKNKRLESLWSATRNIIAVMGIVIICNNMFVIIGLPDFYSLGVLFFDNIL; from the coding sequence ATGGTTAAATGGAGAGATGTCAGGACATTTTTGTATGATTCCAGATACGTCATTATATTTTTTATAGTTCTGGACTTTCTGACTACATATGTAGCTATCAGTGCAGGGCTTGGTTATGAAGGAAATCCTGTTATGGCCCATTTGCTAGAGTCAGCAGGATTTATTTCACTGCTTATGGTAAAGCTGCTATTTTTGATACTTTTATACAGGGTATATATTGAGTGTAAAAATAAAAGGCTGGAAAGCCTATGGAGTGCAACCAGGAACATAATAGCAGTCATGGGAATTGTTATAATATGCAACAATATGTTCGTAATAATAGGACTTCCAGATTTTTACAGCCTTGGAGTTCTGTTTTTTGACAATATCCTGTAA
- a CDS encoding DUF7507 domain-containing protein, which produces MNRIKSLVLLLIVATLFSATACAAGAIEVDGYKSPGEWDENWAFGQENATTYDPNGPFGDRLVMRQGGLHTAVTDNWFDVYPNDTAGPTFDQSMATLGDYSGSDIMRIYARYDPVNDVMYGMCEVYGIPGDVDGDGDVTGVAPADQAGNPGPAAGTPGHPYGLGPTEFWSIYLEKNDKYATISIVNNDWSVSSNTALDGQYDEVSARFTFDEYRPPGDTELPKSVYEVSINNFSTYFNMTPGDTFAAQIMAGSSADVVGEDIVSVFITPPNPAIDIEKYTNGIDADEPTGPFIHVGENVTWTYEITNIGDVPLDNVVVMDNVTGLVADIDPADVLFPGETWIFNVTGVAEEGQYANMGNVTALYEGFPVFDEDPSHYFGAAPSIDIEKYTNGIDADEPTGPFIPVGETVTWTYNVTNTGNVDLTNVTVTDNVTGAIFDIGDLAAGESTEVEDTGTALEGQYANIGNVTGEFEGIIVTDEDPSHYFGAAPSIDIEKYTNGEDADTPTGPFIPVGDEVTWTYNVTNTGNVDLTNVTVTDNVTGAIFDIGDLAAGESTEVEDTGTALEGQYANMGNVTGEFEGIIVTDEDPSHYFGAAPSIDIEKYTNGEDADTPTGPFIPVGDEVTWTYNVTNTGNVDLTNVTVTDNVTGAIFDIGDLAAGESTEVEDTGTALEGQYANIGNVTGEFEGIIVTDEDPSHYFGAAPSIDIEKYTNGIDADEPTGPFIPVGDEVTWTYNVTNTGNVDLTNVTVTDNVTGATFNIGDLAAGESTEVEDTGTALEGQYANIGNVTGEFEGIIVTDEDPSHYFGAAPSIDIEKYTNGIDADEPTGPFIPVGETVTWTYNVTNTGTVPLSNVVVTDNVTGQVFNIGNLGVGESTEVEDTGIAVGGQYANMGNVTGEFEGIIVTDEDPSHYFGAAPSIDIEKHTNGVDADSPPGPSINVGDPVTWTYIVTNTGTVPLSNVVVTDNVTGKVFNIGNLGVGESTVVEDTGVAIEGQYVNMGNVTGEYNGIIVTDQDPSHYVGIPEKDVPSATPLLLVTGVGMLVMLFVRREIEK; this is translated from the coding sequence ATGAATCGAATAAAATCATTAGTATTATTGCTAATTGTAGCAACTCTATTTTCTGCTACTGCATGTGCAGCAGGAGCAATAGAAGTTGATGGATATAAATCACCTGGGGAGTGGGATGAGAACTGGGCTTTTGGTCAGGAAAATGCTACTACCTATGATCCAAACGGACCATTTGGTGATCGTTTGGTGATGCGTCAGGGAGGACTTCATACAGCAGTGACAGATAACTGGTTTGATGTATATCCCAATGACACAGCCGGACCAACCTTTGACCAGTCCATGGCTACACTGGGTGACTACAGTGGATCTGACATAATGAGAATTTATGCCAGATATGATCCTGTAAATGATGTAATGTATGGTATGTGTGAAGTTTATGGAATTCCCGGTGATGTAGATGGTGATGGTGATGTTACTGGAGTAGCTCCGGCTGACCAGGCTGGAAATCCCGGGCCAGCTGCTGGAACACCAGGACATCCATATGGACTTGGTCCGACAGAGTTCTGGAGTATTTATTTAGAAAAGAATGATAAATACGCAACAATTTCAATTGTGAATAACGATTGGTCAGTTTCTTCTAATACTGCTCTTGATGGGCAGTACGATGAGGTTAGTGCTAGGTTTACTTTTGATGAATATCGTCCGCCGGGGGATACAGAGCTTCCAAAATCGGTCTATGAGGTAAGCATAAACAACTTCAGCACGTATTTCAATATGACTCCAGGTGACACTTTTGCTGCGCAGATTATGGCAGGCTCATCAGCTGACGTGGTAGGTGAGGATATTGTATCTGTATTTATTACTCCACCAAATCCTGCTATAGATATTGAAAAATATACCAATGGTATTGATGCCGATGAACCAACCGGTCCTTTCATTCATGTTGGCGAAAATGTAACCTGGACATATGAGATTACCAATATTGGTGATGTTCCGCTGGATAATGTTGTTGTAATGGATAATGTAACAGGGCTTGTTGCAGATATAGATCCTGCAGATGTTCTGTTTCCTGGTGAAACATGGATATTCAATGTAACCGGTGTCGCTGAAGAAGGCCAGTATGCCAATATGGGTAACGTGACTGCTCTGTATGAAGGATTCCCGGTGTTTGACGAAGATCCCAGTCATTACTTTGGTGCTGCTCCTTCCATTGACATTGAAAAGTATACCAATGGTATTGATGCCGATGAACCAACCGGTCCTTTCATACCCGTTGGTGAAACTGTTACCTGGACTTACAATGTAACCAATACGGGTAATGTTGATCTTACCAACGTTACTGTTACTGACAATGTAACTGGTGCTATATTCGATATAGGTGATCTTGCAGCAGGTGAGAGTACTGAAGTTGAAGATACCGGTACTGCTCTTGAAGGTCAGTACGCCAATATTGGTAATGTAACTGGAGAATTCGAAGGTATTATTGTTACTGACGAGGATCCCAGTCATTACTTTGGAGCTGCTCCTTCCATTGACATTGAAAAGTATACCAATGGAGAAGATGCTGATACTCCAACCGGTCCCTTCATACCCGTTGGTGATGAAGTTACCTGGACTTACAATGTAACCAATACGGGTAATGTTGATCTTACCAACGTTACTGTTACTGACAATGTAACTGGTGCTATATTCGATATAGGTGATCTTGCAGCAGGTGAGAGTACTGAAGTTGAAGATACCGGTACTGCTCTTGAAGGTCAGTACGCCAATATGGGTAATGTAACTGGAGAATTCGAAGGTATTATTGTCACTGACGAGGATCCCAGTCACTACTTTGGAGCTGCTCCTTCCATTGACATTGAAAAGTATACCAATGGAGAAGATGCTGATACTCCAACCGGTCCCTTCATACCCGTTGGTGATGAAGTTACCTGGACTTACAATGTAACCAATACGGGTAATGTTGATCTTACCAACGTTACTGTTACTGACAATGTAACTGGTGCTATATTCGATATAGGTGATCTTGCAGCAGGTGAGAGTACTGAAGTTGAAGATACCGGTACTGCTCTTGAAGGTCAGTACGCCAATATTGGTAATGTAACTGGAGAATTTGAAGGTATTATTGTTACTGACGAAGATCCCAGTCATTACTTTGGTGCTGCTCCTTCCATTGACATTGAAAAGTATACCAATGGTATTGATGCCGATGAACCAACCGGTCCTTTCATACCCGTTGGTGATGAAGTTACCTGGACTTACAATGTAACCAATACGGGTAATGTTGATCTTACCAACGTTACTGTTACTGACAATGTAACTGGTGCTACATTCAATATAGGTGATCTTGCAGCAGGTGAGAGTACTGAAGTTGAAGATACCGGTACTGCTCTTGAAGGTCAGTACGCCAATATTGGTAATGTAACTGGAGAATTTGAAGGTATTATTGTTACTGACGAGGATCCCAGCCATTACTTTGGAGCTGCTCCTTCCATTGACATTGAAAAGTATACCAATGGTATTGATGCCGATGAACCAACCGGTCCTTTCATACCCGTTGGTGAAACTGTTACCTGGACTTACAATGTAACCAATACCGGAACTGTTCCATTGAGCAATGTTGTGGTTACTGACAATGTCACAGGACAGGTGTTCAATATTGGTAACCTTGGAGTGGGTGAGAGTACTGAAGTTGAAGATACCGGTATAGCTGTTGGAGGTCAGTATGCCAACATGGGTAATGTAACCGGAGAATTCGAAGGTATTATCGTTACTGACGAAGATCCCAGTCACTACTTTGGTGCCGCTCCCTCCATTGATATTGAGAAACATACCAATGGTGTGGATGCTGATTCACCCCCAGGACCAAGTATTAATGTTGGTGATCCAGTTACCTGGACCTACATTGTGACCAATACCGGAACTGTTCCATTGAGCAATGTTGTGGTTACTGACAATGTCACAGGAAAGGTGTTCAATATTGGTAACCTTGGCGTGGGTGAGAGTACCGTAGTTGAAGATACTGGCGTAGCTATTGAAGGTCAGTATGTCAATATGGGTAATGTAACTGGAGAGTACAATGGTATCATTGTCACTGATCAGGATCCAAGTCATTACGTTGGTATACCTGAAAAAGATGTACCATCTGCAACACCATTGCTACTTGTGACAGGTGTAGGAATGCTGGTGATGCTGTTTGTAAGAAGGGAGATTGAAAAATAA
- a CDS encoding Zn-ribbon domain-containing protein encodes MPHKCTRCEQIFDDGAAAILNGCPNCGWNKFLYVQKETQKESSENLPEKIDTEGNQETTPAERFINEVDQILGVDVTKRNISSEMEGEKVESVKILGPGSYELNLDSLLNRKEIIMAIKEDGSYALHLPSVFDEKKKKQK; translated from the coding sequence ATGCCTCATAAATGTACCAGATGTGAGCAGATATTTGATGACGGGGCTGCCGCGATATTGAATGGCTGCCCGAACTGTGGATGGAATAAATTTCTCTATGTTCAGAAAGAGACTCAAAAAGAGAGTTCAGAGAATCTGCCGGAGAAAATTGATACTGAAGGTAATCAGGAAACAACACCAGCTGAAAGATTTATCAATGAAGTGGATCAGATACTGGGAGTTGATGTTACAAAAAGAAACATTTCTTCTGAAATGGAAGGGGAAAAGGTTGAATCTGTAAAAATTCTGGGCCCAGGATCCTATGAATTAAACCTGGATTCTCTTCTAAACAGAAAAGAGATAATCATGGCCATAAAGGAAGATGGCAGTTATGCACTTCATTTACCGTCTGTGTTCGATGAGAAAAAAAAGAAACAGAAATAA
- a CDS encoding heparan-alpha-glucosaminide N-acetyltransferase — translation MVSSLDKRFWEIDFLRGFAVLMMILFHLLYDLNHFGNYDLNLRSGFWMYFGRLTAMIFIFLAGVSLTLSFSRSIAKNRSQSEIILRNIKRGLKIFSWGVIITIITYILLPEGVIYFGILHFIGFSIILSYPFLRLGYANIFAGFVCALAAIHINAINVDNLWLLWLGMAPQGLYSFDYFPLLPWFGIVLFGIFAGNMLYHDYSRIADVPDLTGNGAVRMFCMIGQHSLLIYLIHQPILIILLYVTGIADPSILQ, via the coding sequence ATGGTTTCTTCTCTGGATAAAAGATTCTGGGAAATTGATTTTTTAAGGGGATTTGCAGTTTTGATGATGATACTGTTTCATCTTCTGTATGACCTGAACCATTTTGGAAACTATGATCTCAATCTAAGATCCGGCTTCTGGATGTATTTTGGACGTCTTACAGCAATGATATTTATATTCCTTGCAGGGGTATCCCTGACACTTAGTTTTTCAAGATCAATTGCAAAAAATAGATCCCAGAGTGAAATCATATTGAGAAATATTAAAAGGGGCCTTAAGATTTTTTCATGGGGAGTGATCATCACTATAATAACTTATATACTTCTCCCTGAAGGTGTGATCTATTTTGGTATCCTGCATTTTATCGGATTTTCAATTATTCTTTCATATCCCTTTTTGAGGCTGGGTTACGCAAACATATTTGCCGGATTTGTCTGTGCTCTGGCAGCTATTCATATAAATGCCATTAACGTGGATAATCTCTGGCTACTATGGCTCGGGATGGCACCACAGGGATTATACTCATTCGATTATTTTCCTCTGCTTCCATGGTTTGGGATTGTCCTATTTGGGATATTTGCAGGTAACATGCTATACCATGATTATTCCAGAATCGCTGATGTGCCGGATCTTACAGGAAATGGTGCAGTGAGAATGTTCTGTATGATCGGACAGCATTCACTTTTAATTTATTTAATACATCAACCTATTCTGATCATATTGCTTTACGTTACCGGGATTGCAGACCCTTCAATTCTTCAATAA
- the dinB gene encoding DNA polymerase IV yields MSFFPDSIKFHIDMDSFFASVETSQRPDLKGLPVVIGSDPKKGAGRGVVSTCSYEARKYGIHSAMPISKAYRLCPHAVYLPVNSALYKKTSNRIMVILQRFAERFEQVSVDEAYLDMGKKVTDYDHACMIAEQIKKEIFRAEGLTCSIGIAPGKKVAKIASDYNKPDGLTVVPPAKVKEFLAPMPVSKIPGIGKKTEQMLREMNIYRVGQLAEYDVQALISRFGKSGIFMKQIANGVDHGEIKQYRESKSISKEDTFEEDTADYRIVESVLMSLCEEVHRAMKINNFRFRTITLKVRFSDFRTYTRSSTLKCPAEEMDIIKQHSKNLIKEFIGQEKFRLVGIGISKLEKIDKKQTLITDFA; encoded by the coding sequence ATGAGCTTTTTTCCTGACAGTATCAAGTTTCATATAGACATGGATAGTTTTTTTGCATCAGTGGAAACCAGCCAGAGACCTGATCTTAAAGGATTGCCTGTTGTGATTGGATCCGATCCCAAAAAAGGTGCGGGTAGAGGTGTTGTAAGCACCTGTTCCTACGAAGCAAGAAAATACGGAATACATTCAGCAATGCCCATATCAAAGGCCTACCGTCTATGTCCGCATGCTGTGTATCTGCCTGTAAACTCTGCACTCTACAAAAAGACATCAAATCGTATAATGGTCATACTTCAGAGATTTGCAGAAAGATTTGAGCAGGTCAGCGTAGATGAAGCCTACCTTGACATGGGAAAAAAGGTAACAGATTACGACCATGCTTGCATGATTGCAGAACAGATCAAGAAAGAGATTTTCAGAGCAGAGGGACTTACCTGTTCTATAGGAATTGCTCCTGGAAAAAAAGTTGCAAAAATCGCGTCTGATTATAATAAGCCCGATGGTCTGACCGTCGTCCCACCGGCTAAAGTAAAAGAATTTCTTGCTCCTATGCCAGTTTCAAAAATTCCAGGAATTGGAAAGAAAACCGAGCAAATGCTTCGGGAAATGAATATCTATAGAGTAGGTCAACTTGCAGAATATGATGTACAGGCATTGATTAGCAGGTTTGGAAAGAGTGGAATCTTCATGAAACAGATAGCAAATGGTGTAGATCATGGAGAAATTAAACAATATAGAGAATCAAAATCTATCAGTAAGGAAGATACCTTTGAAGAAGATACTGCTGACTACAGAATCGTAGAATCTGTATTGATGTCACTTTGTGAGGAAGTTCACAGAGCAATGAAGATTAACAATTTTAGATTCAGGACCATTACCCTGAAAGTTCGGTTCAGTGATTTTAGAACATATACAAGATCAAGTACACTGAAATGTCCCGCAGAAGAAATGGATATAATTAAACAGCATTCAAAAAATCTCATCAAGGAGTTCATAGGTCAGGAGAAGTTTCGACTAGTGGGAATAGGCATATCCAAACTGGAGAAGATTGATAAAAAGCAGACTCTCATAACTGATTTTGCATGA
- a CDS encoding 30S ribosomal protein S17e, with protein sequence MGNIRQSNIKNIARLLIEDHADVFTSDFDENKHLVTKYTTIESKTIRNKVAGYVTRKVARSQ encoded by the coding sequence ATGGGAAATATAAGACAATCAAACATTAAGAATATAGCACGCCTTCTGATTGAAGATCACGCCGATGTGTTTACATCAGACTTTGATGAGAACAAGCACCTTGTGACCAAATACACTACAATTGAGAGCAAGACAATCAGAAACAAAGTTGCAGGCTATGTTACCCGAAAGGTAGCAAGAAGCCAGTGA
- the dapA gene encoding 4-hydroxy-tetrahydrodipicolinate synthase produces the protein MFKGVMPALVTPFDYDGSIDRDGYRENVRYVEDGGVTGVVTCGTTGESATLSTAEHKELIDLTVECANVPVIAGTGSNNTAEAVELTAYAEDAGADGSLLISPYYNKPNNQGLIKHFTKISESVSFPLILYNVPSRTGQDMPLDVILELAKLDNIVGIKDASGDFDKIYQIIENTGDEDFLVYSGEDALTFPMLTVGGSGVISVAANVVPSRMVRMYDAAMSNDIATARKIHYEILPLIRALFLETNPIPVKRAMELIGKAGGTLRLPLSSLSQENDQILKDSLENLGVLV, from the coding sequence ATGTTCAAAGGCGTCATGCCAGCACTTGTAACACCTTTTGATTATGATGGCTCTATAGACCGCGATGGTTACAGAGAAAATGTACGTTATGTAGAAGACGGTGGGGTTACAGGTGTTGTAACATGTGGAACAACCGGCGAATCAGCAACATTATCTACTGCTGAACATAAGGAACTGATCGACCTGACAGTGGAATGTGCAAATGTCCCGGTAATTGCGGGCACAGGTTCTAACAATACAGCAGAGGCAGTGGAACTTACAGCATATGCTGAGGATGCCGGAGCAGATGGTTCTCTTCTTATTTCACCTTATTATAACAAACCCAATAATCAGGGACTGATCAAGCATTTCACAAAGATATCCGAGTCTGTAAGCTTTCCTCTGATACTTTATAATGTTCCTTCAAGGACAGGCCAGGATATGCCTCTTGATGTTATACTTGAACTTGCAAAACTGGATAATATTGTCGGGATAAAGGATGCAAGCGGTGATTTTGATAAGATATATCAGATCATTGAAAATACAGGGGATGAGGATTTCCTGGTCTATTCAGGAGAAGATGCCCTTACATTCCCAATGCTTACAGTTGGTGGTAGTGGTGTGATATCGGTTGCAGCAAATGTGGTTCCTTCCAGAATGGTCCGAATGTATGATGCTGCAATGAGTAATGATATCGCGACTGCCAGAAAAATACATTATGAAATTTTACCTCTGATACGTGCTCTTTTCCTGGAAACCAATCCAATTCCGGTAAAAAGAGCGATGGAACTGATCGGAAAGGCAGGGGGAACTCTCAGGCTACCCCTATCATCTCTGAGTCAGGAAAATGATCAGATACTGAAAGATTCACTTGAAAACCTGGGTGTTCTTGTATGA